The window aatgggctgacgacataagggccaccagtgggctgccgcaagggccgcccaagaggccaaagggtcgggtcgttacacccaTCAAGTTGTACTTCAATTGCCAAATGAATAGTTAGATGAACCATTATGTCAAAAAATGATGGAGGAAAAATCTTTTCCAATTCACATAGGATCACtgcaatatctctctttaaatgAACCAAATCTGTAGGAGAAATTACTTTACAACATAACTCTTGAAAATATCTGCTTAATCTAATCAAAGGAATCCGAACAGATTTAGATAAAGTTTTGTGTAGTGCTACTAGCAATAATTGCTGCATCAAGATGTGATTGTCATGACTTTTTAAACCACTTAATTTGGATGGTTTCATTTGAACACATCGTGAAATATTGAATGCATAGCCATCtggaactttgattttttttaagacCTTGCAAAATATATCCTTCTCTTTTTTTCCCATTGAAAAAGATGCAGGAGGTAAATAAACTTTATTTGATCCTTTCTCAATAGGATGAAGTGATGATCTTATCCCCATTTCCTGCAAATCAAGTCGTGATTTGAGATTATCTTTCGATTTTCCTTCTATATTCAGCAATGCCCCACAAATAGATTCACAtacattcttttcaatatgcataaGGTCAAGATTGTGATGTATTACATTATCTTTCCAAtatagtaaataaaaaaatatactcaTTTTTTTCCAATTGAATGGAAGAGTTGATTCTATCATTAACTGTTTTTCCAAAAGTATCATTAACTGTTTTTCcaaaagtaaatttcaaaattttcaactcatTTATCACCATGTCTCCTGATAATATAGGTGGTGGTCTCCTATGCTCTTCTATGCCATCAAAAAAATGAGTATTTTTTCGAAATACATGATCACTATTTAAAAACCTCTGATGACCCATATAACAATATTTTCTACCATGTTTTAACCATTGTGAATGTGTAAATTGATGACACACTGGGCATGCAAGTTTTCCTTTAGTACTCCATCTGGATAAGTTTGCATATCTGGGGAAATCACTTATTGTCCATAGTAATGCAGCATGCAATTGAAAATTCTGTTTAGTTGATGCATCGTATGTTTGAATTCCTATCTCCCATAAATCCTTTAAATCTGCAATAAGAGGTTGCAAGTAGATGTCGATGTTATTCCCTGGAGCGGTTGGGCCAGGTATCAATAGTGACAACATAAAGTATGGTtgcttcatacacatccatggtggAAGATTATATGGCATTAAAATAACTGACCACGTACTATGTGTCACACTcatatttttaaatggattaaatCCATCTGATGCTAAACCAAGCCTTATGTTCCTAGGATCCTTTGCAAATTCTGGGTGCTTATGGTCAAATGTTTGCCAAGATGGACAGTTAGCCGGATGCCGCATGTTACCATCCTTTGTACGGGATTCAGAATGCCATCTCATATGTGATGCTGTTTTGGATGACATGAACAAACGTTGCAATCTAGGCTTTATTGGAAAATACCATAAAACCTTATGAGCGATTTTTCTCTTCTCACCAGTAGGATCATTTTCGGATGTTTCCCATCTAAGCTCACTACATATTTTGCATTGAATTCTGTCTTTATCCAATCTCCAAAACAAAGTgcaatcattaggacaagcatCAAACTTTTCATAACCAAGTCCTAATTGCTTCATCAATTTTTCTGCTTCATAGTACGATTTAGACAAATCATCCATTGCATTTGGAAATGCTTCTCTCAATAAATTTAAAAGCATATCAAAAATCTTGTTGGTCATTTTCCCTAGATACTTCAAATGAAGCAAACGAATAATAAATGCAAGTTTTGAGAATTTCTTACAACCTGGATATAATTCTTTTtgtgaatcatcaattaatttatagaatttatCTACCTCTCTAGTTGGAatctccttatcattttcaaatgttGATGTGTTGATAATACTATCATTATGCCTTGGAATCCCAAATGCCTTGTAAACTAATCCTTGCATATCATCTGCATCCTTTCGAGATTGGACAAAATTAGAGTTTGTAGATGCACTATATGCTATTTCTCCATGAGCGACCCAGTGTGTATAAcctttgataaatccatcaaccgtCAAATGATCATAAACAACCTCTCTTGAAACAAATATACCAATCTTACACCGCACACAAGGGCATAAAATCATTCCATTTATGTTAGCATTAGAAAATGCAAATTGTAAGAAACACTCAACTCCATTTCTATACTCATCAGTTTGTCTCGGTAAAACCATCCAACTCTTATCCATAacgattctaaaaaaaattattcaaataagtttaacattatatataaattgaaaattttttatcatGATAGAGGTAATGCAAGTGAAATGCATGTCTAGATAGTATAATCTAGAATGTAAATGTTCCTTTGTATGTTTAGTTGCAACAACTTCTTACTACTATATTAcaaaaaatgaggagagggatACTTACATAAActatccttatatatatatatatatatagtcacaaCACACATGAATAAAACGTTGGCATGTATAATAGGGGCGCGCACACACACACTACAAGCAGATTTATAGAATGTTGGCATGTATAAGCAAATTTATAGAACATATTACAACAACATTTCTCCACAAAACAAAGAAATTTTTtgtataaaagaaaatataattagAGAGCAATTAGATGTTACTTCAATTGATGATAAACTAAGATAAGTAGATTTACATGGTTGACATGTTCAAAGGCAATTAAATTTGTTCaacaattaaatttttttcaacaAGAAAATATGGAAGAATTGATCAATCCTAACTCTAATGAAAAGCATGTCCTATGGTAGCACATCCAGTAGTATGATCTTAAATTGGTTGATTAAAATAAGTACAATATTGGTTTAATGACTTGTTTCAAAGTTCAACCTAAAATTTTCAGCAAGTAGGTATGCATTAGTATTGGAGTCATCACCACCAATAACAacaagtccatccaaatcaagTTCCTTATTACATTTCCTAACATGCATGATTCATTTACTAAAGCAATGATTCATGAAGCAGGGATTCAATTACTGAAGCAAGGATTCATGAAGCAAGGATTCTAAGTAGCAGATGATGTAAAAGGTTTTAATAACATGCACAAATCAAATTCTATTATTAGGTCTTCAAGCTACATAGGGATTAGGCAAACTAAGGATATAACTGAAGCATGATTCATGAATTCAACAAGTATCCTAATTGTTAGAAAAAAGGAGAAACCTTAGCAAAGATGAATGGTGGCTTCGGCACAGCGCTGAAGAGAAGAGAACTGTGTCTTGTGGAAAAGGGGAGACCTGCGACAGAGAAAAAGCTCGACAGTAGCAGAGACGGGGCACAGTGGCAAAGACGAGGCGCGACAGTGGCAAAGATAGGGCACGGCAGAGGAGACGGGGCACAGCGACAACGATGAGGCGCAGCCCTAAACTACGATTTCACTGCAGTGAGGGAAGCGACAAAGGAATATGGGACGCAACAATGACAGAGATGGGGCACGGCGGTGGAGACTGGCTGCAGATGTGGAGACGAGGTGCAGCGACAAAGACGATCTCGTCGCAACGGTGGAGACGATCAAGGTGTAGCAGTAGAGACGATCGAGGAGCAACGGTGCCGGTGGAGACAGGGCACACGCGCATTTGGGAAAAGTCGAGTACCTTGCGGCGGTGGAGacggtgtaacgacccgaccctcttggcccatttggcgaccgtcggcccttatgtcgtcggcccatttggcgacctctcatgtcgtcgaccgacgacccttggccgtgccgttactcactaggactttccacccctggtcagtggatttttgcctctcccaggattcgaactctaaatcatctcacttggttaccaggattcataaactctaatacttaagcctggaggtttagagttcgaatcctgggagaggcaaaaatccactgaccaggggtggaaagtcctagtgagtaacggcacggccaagggtcgccaaatgggtcgacgacataagggtcgacggtcgacgacccgagggtcgccaaatgggccgccaaatgggccaagagggccgggtcgttacaataaaaaggcgccaaGTATCGCCAAATGGGCCTCCCCCAGGATGACGTCAGTCGCGACCGGACTCGCCCTAGGAAACACACAATGGAAGACAGTTTGCCAAGTATTTCTGCTCATCTTTCCGATTGGCACAAGGAACGAGCCACAGGACTGAATCCGACAATCGCAAAATGCAGCTGAGCGGCATTGGCTTATGAGCCAGTTAGTGATTACAGATCATAGTCCGATCGGACACTATGACATTTGTCCCGAACGGGCTACATAGCCGCCAAAGACACATCTTGTCCAAtcagtcagacttgcagcctcctttgactagacttgaagggggtGCTTGTGATGCGGCGTGTGATGCGACGATAAGGAAGACCCTACCTGGAACGAGTCAATTGCCACagtgtaggtcaaagtcaagatggtcaatacCAGGGCTTAAGCAAGGATCGACTACATCCGAGTGGGAAGAGGTTCATCGACCGATCGGAGGGATCCTTGTTTGATCGGCCATTTGAGTAAACGAGCATAGTTAACCTGGTCAGTAGGAAAACAAGCTAAGCGGTCGAGAGCCCAAGCCAAGCGGGCCACCCGTTTGCTCGGAAAATGGCATTGGCATTATATAATGAATCGATAACATGATAAGAGAGGAAACAACGGATAATTAATAAAGGAAGGAGAAAATCAAATAAAACACTCTatctatcattaaatgagaagaaGACAAGACAAAGATATCCTCTGTCGGTaatcaatatcattaaacagAAAAAGATGGAGGGTCGCCCCAAAAAGTATAAAAAGAGCATATCAGGTATGAGGAAAGGTAAGAAAAATCTTTTTCCTCAGTACTTACtatttttctctcctttttctgaCTTGAGCATTGAAGGGCCAACGCCATAGACTCATTCcttgattttagttttgttttgtaaaAAATGAGATTTTCATCCCATCAATAAAATTACCACCTTCTAACTTTTCAGTTTCACATTTTCGGATATGATCATAACTTTTTGAGCTCATTGTTTCTCTTCTCAATTATATGCCTCAATTGTAACATGCTTGAAAGGTTTAAGAGTTTTATTCACCTAAAAACGAAGTCCGAGAAGGAAAAAGTACAGAGGGATTGTAAGGGGTGATATGTCAAATGGCCATAGGTCATGGAATATAGGAATGTCAGTTTCAAATCATGTAAATGATCGTGCTAGCATTGATATTTCTGTTATACTGGTGTGCTAACATTACCAGAAGAAtccatattaatatatataaaacatTAAGTATTTGATTTTGACAGACACcagatgttaaaaaaaataatatatttaatatagaCACGTATATATCCGTTTATGAAAATGACAATAACCAAGCATGACAAACAATCAATACTCATGATTATTTTAATCATTTATTTGAattctataattattttttaatagaaATTGATGTGAATCGTTAAGAAAAATAACTCACCTTTTtaatagaagtttttttttttaaaaaaaaacataaattgccaAAAGAAAATTCTCTATTATCTAAAAGAAttctattaaaaatattttttactgaatctaatttaattattttataaaaaaagttgatcgaaattattttattaaatctaTTATTTGATTTGATCTAATAGTCACGGAAAAGCATGTATTTTGAATAAAGACAAgacaatattttcttaatttggaAGTATacagtaaaatatattaaaatgttaaaatttatgataaatttaGTGAATTTATTGGATAGTAGTTCGAAGTTAATGTTCTTCAGCTTGCCGCAACTATAAGGCAAGTCATCGTCCAGCGAAGGAGATCAGCAAGTAGGGTCTCAGCGTCCATCAAAAACTTCCTATCCTCGTCCCGATGGCACCGTGCAATTCGCTTCCCGATGGCAAGCTTGTCTTCTTAGCAATCTACACCGCAGTTGTCGCCGGCATCGTCTTTTCTGCCCTTGTAATCCTCTCCTCCCTCGCCGGCGATGTGGGTGGCGGAAGGACGTTCTACTTATTCGACAGTTGGCTCTTTGCTTCTGCGTCTTCTGCTTCGCTATCATCATCACCTCCTCCTCTTTCCCCTCCACCGGGTAGTTAGTAATTAAAACACTTGTCTGTCTTATTTGATGTTTCTCATTATCTATTACTTCCTGCATGGTTCCTTGTATTAATATGGACTCATGTAGTCCATTTGTGCTCCTTGCGTTTAAAATTCATGTCACTGTTTATAGATCCATGATCCGCACATTGTATATGCTCACCTTAcagatgcatttatttcttgggTCTAGCTTCTTGCAAGAgttgtcttttattttctctCCAGGAGTCCGATTCTGACAAAAAGAAAGGAGAAATAAAGTCTTAGGAGTGATATAAAAAAGGCCACTGGGACAACTTTTCTTCTATGTCATTTCAAGTTCTCTTGACTCATAAATACTCTTGTTTCTATCATCATTAAATGTGTTGCCTGATTGGTGATTTAAGGCATTTCATTAAGAAACCGGTTGCTGCATAgaatgattttagatgatcacTCTTgctatcttttaatttcttttcaatTGATGGAACCTTCTTTAGCAACTCAGGATCATACTAAGGAATGAAGGTTTTGCAGTTGCTTTGCTTATTGAATGGGGATCTATCTTATATTTCTTGTTATTTATAGGTTCATAACAGTTGACGTTTCAACAGAATGAGCTAGAATCTGTGGCATTATGTTCTTCTAAGCAAAACTATCTTTGGATTCTTATGCTTTTCTTGAATTTTCAATGGATTTTTATGTTACTACGTCTGAGAAAGATCTTATTCTTACAGGTACTACAACACCGAAGCGACAAACAGAGCCTTCTAACATGTATACAAGAGCCATATGGGATGTACCACTTGATACTAAAATGCCTGAGTTGAAGTTGTTTCAGCTAACTAAGGATATGGTGAAGCATCGTGCACAAGACAACATTATTATTGTGACATTGGGAAATCATGCATTCATGGATTTTATCATGAATTGGGTCAAACACCTAACAGATCTTAATATCAATAACCTTCTTGTTGGTGAGTTAGTCACCTTATAACATTGCTAGTATGTTATTGTGAAGAAGTTTATAACAATCAAATGAGTCCTTTTTGAACAGGTGCAATGGACACCAAACTATTGGAGTCTCTTTATTGGAAAGGGATTCCGGTTTTTGACATGAGTAGTAAAAATGGCAATGAATGATGTTGGCTGGGGTTCCCCTGGATTCCACAAAATTGGAAGAGAAAAAGTATTGTTGATTAATGCTCTCCTACCTTTTGGCTATGAGATACTAATGTGTGATACGGATATGGTTTGGTTAAAGGTATATATTGTCATTTTTATTTTGATAGGTTAGAGATCTTGTTTGCAGAAGTATGAAACTAGGATAAGTAAAATAGGGTAAACTAATTCCTTTGatgcttgaactcttccactaCCGATCGATACCCATGTCAATCACTAACACTTGGAGTGATCACTGTTCTAGGCAGTAGAACTCTAAAAGATCGGCAAAGAGACTGGGGCCACCTTAATTTAGCTGAAAATTTAGGAATGGCACCTTAGTGATAGAAAATAGAAATGTGGTTGGGAAATTGGTATGGGATGCTACCTTGTCTTCCTCTCCCATTGCACTCCCTCGTTTGCACACTCCATCCTCATCGCATGGTTGTTGACCTGCTAGCTTTCACACCACCTGCTCAAATTAGTCACACACTTTATTTCCCCCCTCACACACACGCACACTTTATTTCCTCCCTCTTGCTCACTGATGTCGTCCTTGTTTTCTCTACCTTGCCTGTCCCCATTGACATTGCACTCCTCCTCCCAAGCTACCTTGTCGACATCACTGTGCCTACCACCCTAGCTGTGTTGGTTGTTATTCagaatatcgtaccagttcccctgtacaaaaattttgtacaagtcttgaacctttcctaacaacctattgtgctctttagaaattaaattaggaatcgcaaacagaacttaacattattgattccaaatttaacttatctgttcttagaggtttagacttggatcgcaaacgatgcttaacattattgatccaaatccacccgtattacaaatttgattaaatatttatttcagagatcgactctcaggtcaaacatagcgagacactaggccttcttagatatgagatcatccaccactgcctcgataaagtctttcaaagaaattcaatatttaatctccttatagtaaccctaggtttaaccaataagtacaatcgaatcacaagatcaaaaaaataaaagaaacacaaattcgaatcacaaatctgaaacctagaatcactagcctcttgtgtttggtatttcaaaattcatataaagaaaactagtatgatgcggaatagaattactagttatacctttctttgtaagcaacaacctcttgatcttctatcgtatttctctccttatctcggacgtcatgtgggcgacaatctaccgagatgagatccaccaagactccttcctttttgcaagtttcggccaccaacctccaagctccaagggatgctagaacaaagtctcctttctctccttcctttccaagcaagatccggTCATCACAAAAACTCCAAAAGAGGATGCCGCCGGCcattaaagaagaagagaaagggaagactaagggtcggccacaccaaggaagaaaaaagaagaatagaagagagttatcttgttgtaaggtgaggcacttctaccctctcttttatattccttggtcttggcaaatgaggaaagttttaataaaaatttccttattctctttgccaatgaaaggaaaatttaattaaaatttcctttaatcctttattatggccggccacctctagctccacaaataaggaaagttttaaacacaaaattaaaacttccttatttatttccgaaaattttaaaataaaaaatttctcttttacattgttataaaaggaaacttttataaattaaaatctctctattaaaacatgtggatgattacaaaaaggaaaattttaattaaaattaaaatctttcttttcatctaaaaataaggaaacatatcaaacatttctcttaatcctttgtagaaagctataaaaggaaagatttataattttttaaaactctcttttaaatcatgaacatggttacaaaaaaaaggaaagttttatcaaaaattaaaatcttccttttaactataaataaggaaagacatcaaatctttctcttaatccttggtagaaagctataaaaggaaagatttaaattttaaactctcttttaaaatcataacttccacataaggaaagattgtaaaataaaatcccttttatttaattatggccgaccacctaaacttgggatccaagctttggccggccacccacTTAGCTCaaccctttggcttggccggcccaagcttgagctccaagcatggcttggccggccacttaaggGTGGGTAAAAAGTTAGgtttttggtggatataagattttataaataagaggttacgatagggaccgagaggaggaattggttttggtctcccgatgaaattaagcttcccgtgttcgccccgaacacccaacttaatttcatcaataataattca is drawn from Zingiber officinale cultivar Zhangliang chromosome 1B, Zo_v1.1, whole genome shotgun sequence and contains these coding sequences:
- the LOC122009754 gene encoding arabinosyltransferase XEG113-like, with the protein product MAPCNSLPDGKLVFLAIYTAVVAGIVFSALVILSSLAGDVGGGRTFYLFDSWLFASASSASLSSSPPPLSPPPGTTTPKRQTEPSNMYTRAIWDVPLDTKMPELKLFQLTKDMVKHRAQDNIIIVTLGNHAFMDFIMNWVKHLTDLNINNLLVGELVTL